One Oncorhynchus keta strain PuntledgeMale-10-30-2019 chromosome 34, Oket_V2, whole genome shotgun sequence genomic window, GAGAGTGTTGGCCTGTTGCGTCAGCTTGGACAGCACCCCGTGAAGCCCTGTCATGTGGAACTGGAACTGCTTTTGCAGGTTAACCTCGTCTTCCTCGGACGACACCTCCGATTCTTCTTCCTTGGATTCAATCCGAGAGCTGGGACCCCGGCTCTCCTTGAGCTTCTCGGCGCGCATCACTCCCCACTCGATGTCGCAGCGGATGGACTTCAGGAGCTGGTAGTAGCTGTACATGTCGCCGTCCTCGATGTCGCTGTTTCCCGAGCTTTTGAGGGCggccatctccctctcttcttccagTGGGACGTCCCGCAGCAGGCTGGGCACCATCACtgtctggtccatgttattgacGGCTCCAATGAAGCGATTCATGGAGTTGAACAAGGAGTTCTTCTGCAGGTGGGATTCTGAGATTTGCATCATTTTCTCGACTCTGTTGTTGATTCTCAAACTTATTTCAGAAATAACAGTTGTAACTGTCAATCGGAGCTGGATAGTTTGTTTATCTATTTGTGCAACCCTTCTCTAATTATTTTCTAATCGCTTTGGAAAGTGGCCCCTCCTTTTTTAATGCTGCAGCATTAGCTGAGCTTTCCGTGTTCCAAGCTGTGGGAGAGTTCGGCAGTTATCTTGTTTGTTCTTGTGCCTGTTCCTTTTCGTTTTTGT contains:
- the LOC118377427 gene encoding mid1-interacting protein 1-B-like, producing MMQISESHLQKNSLFNSMNRFIGAVNNMDQTVMVPSLLRDVPLEEEREMAALKSSGNSDIEDGDMYSYYQLLKSIRCDIEWGVMRAEKLKESRGPSSRIESKEEESEVSSEEDEVNLQKQFQFHMTGLHGVLSKLTQQANTLTNRYKQEIGIGCY